One genomic segment of Pyruvatibacter mobilis includes these proteins:
- a CDS encoding DoxX family protein: MTEPTPRTAPFNLDLIRRFNDLLARVPDWLVALAARVALAGVFWTSARTKVEGVFSIKESTYFLFQYEYALPVIPYEWAAVMATIAEHMFPIMLVLGLGTRFAALGLLVMTAVIQVFVYPGAWNLHLLWATGLLFLLSRGGGLLSVDHLIDRRFTGSAGGA; encoded by the coding sequence ATGACCGAACCCACCCCTCGCACCGCGCCTTTCAATCTTGATCTGATCCGCCGGTTCAACGACCTGCTTGCCCGCGTGCCGGACTGGCTTGTGGCGCTTGCCGCGCGCGTTGCACTTGCCGGCGTTTTCTGGACGTCAGCACGCACCAAGGTTGAGGGCGTCTTTTCCATCAAGGAGAGCACCTATTTCCTGTTTCAGTATGAGTATGCCCTGCCGGTGATCCCCTATGAGTGGGCGGCCGTGATGGCCACCATTGCTGAGCACATGTTTCCCATCATGCTGGTGTTGGGGCTTGGCACGCGCTTTGCCGCCTTGGGATTGCTCGTCATGACGGCCGTGATCCAGGTTTTTGTCTATCCGGGGGCCTGGAACCTGCACCTGCTCTGGGCCACAGGCCTTCTTTTCCTCCTGTCACGGGGCGGGGGACTGCTCTCGGTCGATCATCTCATCGACAGGCGCTTTACCGGGAGTGCGGGCGGCGCATAG